The stretch of DNA CCAGGTTATAACTAATACAGACAGCCAACAAGAACTGACTGCACTCGATACAGATTTGAAAAATCTTTTTGCAAACATGGAAGAAGATGAAGCAGATCCATCACTATGGTGGGTCATTATTTCAACAGGCAGTATTATTATCATGACATTGTCTTATGTAGGCTGGCGCAAGTATCAGGGTGATAAAAATATGAAGAAAAACCGCTCAAGAGACCTAAAAGATTGACGCATCTAATCGGCTTTACTAAAATGAAAAGCATCAAGAGCTGATTAGGAGGATCAATATGTTATACCTTGTTTACTTTGCAGTGATTATTCTTATTCCACTCTGGGCCCAATTTAAAGTTAAAAATACCTTTTCAAAATATTCTCGAGTGCCCTCTTCAACCTATGTTAGAGGGGCCGAAGTTGCCAGGCAAATATTAAATTCTAATGGTCTCTTCAATGTAGCAGTTGAAGAGGGCAGAGGCTTTTTAAGCGATCACTATGACCCAAGGACGAAGACAGTGCGTCTATCGCCTGAAAATTATCATGGTCACTCCATTGCGGCAGCTGCAGTGGCCGCACACGAATGCGGACACGCCATCCAAGACTCTGAGGGTTATGCCTTCCTACGCTTTCGACATGCGTTAGTCCCGGTTGCCAATATAGGATCAAATTTTTCTTGGATTCTAATTATGATAGGAATATTTGCCCACCTGAGTGGTATGCTTTTACTTGGAATTATTTTTATGGCAGTAGCCGTTCTTTTTCAAGTTATCACCCTACCTGTTGAATTTAATGCTTCGAACAGGGCGATGGATCAAGTAGTTTCTTTAGGCTTAGTAGGGAATGGCGAAGAAAGGGAAGCAAAAAAAGTTTTAAATGCAGCAGCTTTAACTTATGTAGCTGCAGCTGCTGTTGCTGTACTTGAATTATTAAGACTGGTACTTATCTTCACGGGTATGAATAGAAGTGATGATTAATACCAATAAAAAAGGCTGACTCCTGTCAGCCTTTTTTAATCGCCTATCGGCATTTTATTTTCATCCAGTGTAAATCCTTCTCCATGAACATCATGAACGACCGAAATAGAAATAAATGCGTGTGGATCAACCGAAGTAATTAAATTTTTAAGACGGATTAACTCATTTTTAGCTACCACACAATATAAAACGTCACGGTCGTTTTTAGTATAAGAACCGTAACCTTTAAGAGCAGTAACTCCTCGATCCATTTCCTCCATAATTTTTTTGGAAATTTGTTCGTTTTTTTCAGAGATAATCATGGCTCCTCTAGCAGAATATGCGCCTTCCTGTATGAAGTCAATTACCCTTGCAGCAACAAAAACGGCAACAAGGGTATACATAGCTTCTTTATAATTTAAATAGGTTAATGAGATAGTGATGACACAAACATCAAATAAAAACATTGTTTTTCCCATGTTCCATCCTGCGAATTTTTGGACAAGTCTTGCGATAATGTCAACTCCGCCAGTTGTGCCGCCAAATCTAAAAATGATCCCTAAGCCTACCCCTGTAAAAACACCTGCAAATAAAGCTGCAAGGGTTAAATCATCTTTGAGAGGCATATCTAATGTATACCTCTGAAAGATCCACAAGAAAATCGATATTCCAACCGTGCCAAGTATGGTATAAATAAATGCGTTTCTCCCGAATA from Bacillus sp. SLBN-46 encodes:
- a CDS encoding YitT family protein, with product MIFGLKIKNILFILLGAAIMSFGLVNFNMQNKLAEGGFTGITLLFYFLFKWDPSYTNLILNIPLFIIGWKLFGRNAFIYTILGTVGISIFLWIFQRYTLDMPLKDDLTLAALFAGVFTGVGLGIIFRFGGTTGGVDIIARLVQKFAGWNMGKTMFLFDVCVITISLTYLNYKEAMYTLVAVFVAARVIDFIQEGAYSARGAMIISEKNEQISKKIMEEMDRGVTALKGYGSYTKNDRDVLYCVVAKNELIRLKNLITSVDPHAFISISVVHDVHGEGFTLDENKMPIGD
- a CDS encoding zinc metallopeptidase, whose translation is MLYLVYFAVIILIPLWAQFKVKNTFSKYSRVPSSTYVRGAEVARQILNSNGLFNVAVEEGRGFLSDHYDPRTKTVRLSPENYHGHSIAAAAVAAHECGHAIQDSEGYAFLRFRHALVPVANIGSNFSWILIMIGIFAHLSGMLLLGIIFMAVAVLFQVITLPVEFNASNRAMDQVVSLGLVGNGEEREAKKVLNAAALTYVAAAAVAVLELLRLVLIFTGMNRSDD